In Dehalogenimonas etheniformans, one genomic interval encodes:
- a CDS encoding DNA double-strand break repair nuclease NurA: MSLDITKVAGQIGAMAEKLAESGSEHQAHVAASVESLENAGDPFPLLDKVRRSKTSFLLAAPLTPLDERVLPAPPPTTYSVVAADGSHIDIDRHHAAPCSLINIGEVRLDYGENSGAMLDSHPRLLSDDADLFIHDPAGNRETPLQGALLGIKRDVEECSALVALSASLPPERPALALADGTLIRWNLTTQNYDAYVLRELLDDGYLKCLSAFKQLCAERPLAVASYISQPGGNEVVNTLRLTLCPHEPANCDRYCGELKSGDRPCDPVSGVSDAALFDRFLSLGERSAIFESTSKVIGQYYGEHRICFFYLKLESEIARVELPIWLATNNELVNLIHTLVLEQVKKGKGYPVALSEAHEQAVVTGADRELFYEVVDTYLAERGLPVSGSAKSFSKQARWI; the protein is encoded by the coding sequence TCGGTCGAAAGCCTTGAAAACGCCGGTGATCCGTTCCCACTGCTGGACAAAGTTCGTCGTTCAAAAACCAGTTTTCTGTTGGCCGCCCCCTTGACACCCCTTGACGAAAGGGTATTGCCAGCACCTCCACCCACCACTTATTCCGTTGTCGCTGCCGACGGCTCTCATATAGACATCGACCGCCACCACGCCGCTCCATGCAGCCTGATCAATATCGGCGAAGTACGATTGGACTATGGGGAAAATTCTGGTGCAATGCTCGATAGCCACCCTCGCCTCCTGTCCGATGATGCTGACCTCTTCATCCATGATCCGGCGGGCAACCGCGAGACGCCTCTTCAAGGGGCACTCTTGGGCATCAAGCGCGACGTCGAGGAATGTTCCGCCCTGGTCGCCCTCTCGGCCTCTCTTCCACCCGAACGTCCTGCCTTGGCCCTGGCCGATGGCACGCTGATCCGTTGGAACCTGACGACCCAAAACTATGATGCCTACGTCCTCCGCGAACTGCTCGATGACGGTTACCTGAAATGTCTTTCGGCTTTCAAACAGCTTTGTGCCGAAAGACCACTCGCGGTCGCCAGTTATATCTCGCAGCCGGGCGGCAACGAAGTGGTCAACACCCTCCGCCTCACGCTCTGCCCCCATGAACCTGCAAACTGCGACCGCTATTGCGGCGAATTGAAATCCGGAGATCGCCCCTGTGATCCGGTGTCAGGTGTGTCGGATGCTGCGCTGTTCGACCGGTTTCTGAGTCTCGGTGAGCGTTCCGCCATCTTTGAGAGCACCTCTAAAGTGATTGGTCAATATTACGGAGAGCACCGCATCTGCTTCTTCTATCTGAAACTCGAGAGCGAAATCGCCCGCGTCGAGCTGCCGATCTGGTTGGCGACAAATAATGAGCTGGTGAACTTGATTCATACCCTCGTCCTCGAACAGGTGAAAAAGGGCAAGGGCTATCCTGTAGCTCTGTCCGAAGCCCACGAGCAGGCAGTTGTTACCGGCGCTGACCGGGAACTCTTTTATGAAGTGGTAGATACGTATCTGGCTGAACGCGGGTTGCCGGTTAGCGGCTCAGCTAAGAGTTTCTCCAAACAAGCGAGGTGGATCTAG